The genomic stretch GCACTGGATCCTTATGTATTGCCTCATCAACGGCATTTTCAGCTTCCCTGAATTTTGCCTTTGCCATATCCATTGCCATTTTGGCGTCTTTTTTCGCATGCTCCATAAATTCTTCATTTTTAACATCTGCTTTTTCTTTAGCCATAAAATCGCCTCCTTTGATTATGATTTTATCAAAATAACATCTTGTAAATTATTGTACTTTTGCCAGTATATATAACTTCAATGAAAAAAGAAGAAATGTACGTCGGATGACGTTTTGAATATATAAACTTGAAGTCTACGAAAAATATATGAAAAAAACAAGATGATTGCAGACCTAAAGGAGAACGCGTAGCAATATTTATTGACGGAAGTAACCTTTATCATAGTGTAAAAGATTCTTTCGGTTTGCACGATAATGAAATCGATTTTCGCGTTCTGATAAATTTCCTGAGAAAAGAGAGGCTAATGATATGTATTTTCTATTATAACGCCTCTTTGGACAGAGAGTATAACGCAGATATTTACAACAAACAGCAAAAATTCTTCGCAGAACTAAGGCGAATACCTGACTTTCATGTTGTTTTGTGCAGGCTAAAAAAGATGAAGTTTCCGAATAACAAGGTGGAATACACTGTAAAAGGCGATGACATTCATCTTGCAACGGACTTGATTTCGCTTGCTTATGAGAATCGTTATGATACGGCAATAATCGTCAGCGGCGACGGCGATTTTGTGCCTGCAATACTGAAAGCCCAAAAGCTCGGCAAAAAAGTAGAAACCGCATATTTCAGAATAAGCTGCTCAAGCTATCTGAAAAACGTATGCAATTCATCAGTGTGCCTTGATGATTATATTTCAAATATTCTAAGAAAAGAAAAACAGAAAAATTAGCCCAGTGTTGCTCAGGACCGAAGTCCCGATACAAGACTGGGGAGCATATGAAACATATATTGTTCTGTCGGATTTATATATGCGGCGTATAAATATCTCAATATATTATTAAAAGATATACCTACTAAACCACGTCGGAAGTAGGTAATATCGTAAGATTAAATATACAATTATCGAAGTTCCATAAAATAACAAAGTACGTTTTATACTACTAAAATAAAATCCCATATAATTAACAGCAGTTCCGTGCATCACTTGTATTTGTGTGACCGGATAATAAGCTCTTTCTAGAATCCATAAATAATAAGAACACAACATTCCGATTATTGATATTATTATCATATCAATAGATTTCATGAATCCCGATACTATTAAGAGTATAAAATTGAACCATACGAACGCTTTTGCAGGAGTATTCGGTTCAAAAGTTCCAAATTTTGATAACGGATTCTCCTTCATCAAATCACGCTTTCCATCACTTTCTTCAAATCAAACTTCTCAAAATCCTCATAATTCTGGCCGGTTCCAAGAAAGACTATCGGCTTCTTCAAAGTATGCGTAACAGAAAGAGACGCTCCGCCCTTATCGTCAATATCCCATTTTGAGAGAATCACGCCGTCAAGGCCAACCTCGTCGAAAACTTTCGCCTGCTCAATGACATCGTTTCCTGCTATTGCTTCTACAACAAGGAATTTCAGGTCCGGCGCATTCACGCGCACAATTTTCTTTAACTCTCCTATCAGGTTGCTGTCTGTATGAACTCTGCCTGCCGTGTCTGCAAGAACAACATCAATGCCTTTTGCTTTTGCATGCGCGACTGCATCAAAAATAACTGCGGCAGGATCTGCGCCGTATTTGTGCTTTATCACAGGAATTCCAAGGCGCCTGCCGTGCTCTTCAAGCTGCTCAATTGCTGCAACCCTGAAAGAATCGGCGGCTGCAAAAACGCAGGTATATTCTTTACTCTTAAGATAGCTCCCGAGCTTTGCAATATTCGTTGTTTTTCCGGAGCCGTTGAACCCGACAAACATAATAACACACGGCCTCTTTTCCTTTCTTGCTGCTTTTATTGCGGCTTCAATATCAACA from Nanoarchaeota archaeon encodes the following:
- the ftsY gene encoding signal recognition particle-docking protein FtsY — protein: MFDSFKKKLSAAISTISDKIAGKKSPEEEVKKEDLAQKIEKKEEPVQKIEKIAPAKQHVSKPAKSEKSIKSAEAPKQKPHAEEKPEKAKSIEPELPATQPEIVHEELEKVSEEIEIKREEPKTEEKKGFFSRITGAITETRISVESLDSALWDIEMALLENNVASDVASKICSDIKQKLAGKSVKRSAVEKIIKDSVLESVRYELDQKPVDIEAAIKAARKEKRPCVIMFVGFNGSGKTTNIAKLGSYLKSKEYTCVFAAADSFRVAAIEQLEEHGRRLGIPVIKHKYGADPAAVIFDAVAHAKAKGIDVVLADTAGRVHTDSNLIGELKKIVRVNAPDLKFLVVEAIAGNDVIEQAKVFDEVGLDGVILSKWDIDDKGGASLSVTHTLKKPIVFLGTGQNYEDFEKFDLKKVMESVI
- a CDS encoding NYN domain-containing protein codes for the protein MFIDGSNLYHSVKDSFGLHDNEIDFRVLINFLRKERLMICIFYYNASLDREYNADIYNKQQKFFAELRRIPDFHVVLCRLKKMKFPNNKVEYTVKGDDIHLATDLISLAYENRYDTAIIVSGDGDFVPAILKAQKLGKKVETAYFRISCSSYLKNVCNSSVCLDDYISNILRKEKQKN